In a single window of the Macrobrachium rosenbergii isolate ZJJX-2024 chromosome 35, ASM4041242v1, whole genome shotgun sequence genome:
- the LOC136856357 gene encoding gastrula zinc finger protein XlCGF57.1-like produces MNSELHSEYPLKSENEDPLSLHPENNDLVGCSVAGDDSCLSVDPPAIKTEPETYRFDEGDEKYSCKVEPAGSEGKSLTCKTEACEEGGVFIWTGVRDECGTPLENCRKRKGRDENLQVTQDEGEVDNRIGGKPFMCESCGKQFGHKCALKTHMLIHTGEKPYSCTECGKGFSHKISLRSHMSIHTGQKPFQCTECGKSFNHKISLKSHMNSHTGEKPFKCGECGKAFFEKSGLRRHMSNHTDERVFRCGECGKAFSQKMILVSHMRIHTGEKPFGCGQCGKAFSHKSNLTNHVRIHTGEKPFGCSECGKAFAEKGSLRIHMNGHTGTKPFVCGTCGKAFSQKIHLTHHVRIHTGEKPFRCGECKKAFAHKTNLTNHMRTHTGEKPFECGTCGKAFSHKSHLRGHMRIHTGEKPFSCSVCGRSFTHKSHVRSHMNTHLGEKP; encoded by the coding sequence ATGAATTCAGAACTCCACTCAGAATATCCTTTGAAAAGTGAGAACGAAGATCCATTATCCCTGCATCCTGAAAACAATGATTTGGTGGGCTGCAGCGTAGCCGGTGACGATAGCTGTTTGTCTGTAGATCCACCCGCCATCAAGACGGAACCAGAGACCTACAGATTTGACGAAGGCGACGAGAAATATTCGTGCAAGGTCGAACCAGCGGGGAGCGAGGGAAAGTCACTAACTTGCAAAACGGAAGCTTGCGAAGAAGGGGGTGTTTTTATATGGACAGGCGTCCGGGATGAATGCGGTACGCCTTTGGAAAACTGTAGAAAGCGGAAGGGGAGAGACGAAAATCTGCAGGTGACGCAAGACGAAGGGGAAGTGGACAACCGCATCGGAGGGAAACCATTCATGTGTGAGAGTTGTGGGAAGCAGTTTGGGCATAAATGTGCGCTCAAAACTCACATGTTGATACACACCGGAGAGAAGCCTTACAGTTGCACCGAGTGCGGGAAAGGATTCTCCCACAAAATCAGTCTCAGGAGTCACATGAGTATTCATACGGGCCAGAAACCGTTCCAGTGCACGGAGTGCGGGAAATCCTTCAACCACAAGATCAGTCTCAAGAGTCACATGAACAGCCACACGGGAGAGAAGCCTTTCAAGTGCGGGGAGTGTGGGAAGGCCTTCTTCGAGAAGAGCGGACTCAGGCGACACATGAGCAACCACACAGACGAGAGGGTCTTCAGGTGCGGCGAGTGTGGCaaggccttttcccagaagatgATCCTCGTGAGTCACATGAGAATCCACACGGGGGAGAAGCCGTTTGGCTGCGGCCAGTGCGGCAAGGCCTTCTCCCACAAGAGCAACCTCACGAACCACGTCAGGATCCACACGGGGGAGAAGCCCTTCGGCTGCAGCGAGTGCGGGAAGGCCTTTGCCGAGAAGGGCAGCCTCAGGATTCACATGAACGGCCACACGGGCACGAAGCCGTTCGTCTGCGGCACGTGCGGAaaggccttttcccagaagatCCACCTGACGCATCACGTGAGGATCCACACGGGAGAGAAGCCGTTCAGGTGCGGCGAGTGCAAGAAGGCTTTCGCTCACAAGACGAATCTCACGAATCACATGAGAACGCACACGGGGGAGAAGCCGTTTGAGTGCGGCACGTGCGGGAAGGCCTTCTCTCACAAGAGCCATCTCCGAGGccacatgagaattcatactggggAAAAGCCGTTTAGCTGTAGTGTTTGTGGGCGATCTTTTACCCACAAGAGCCACGTCAGAAGCCACATGAATACTCACTTGGGGGAGAAGCCTTAG
- the Surf1 gene encoding surfeit locus protein 1, producing MSSILQRGCSFGRRSLALVPRYVLLQNPKGAPKRCISTVNAKTKAFGPISVFLLVVPCGTFCLGTWQYQRRKWKLNLIAELEARTSAPPVEFPEDLNDLEDLEYKRVRLRGTFDHSKEIFMGPRPLLVGGDVYEGGSGLISSGQSGYLVLTPFKFADRDLTILVNRGWVSRKQRKAETRQEGQLDGVVELTAVVRKTENRAPFMPDNSKGSLLFTFRDVERMSQMTGTAPICVDAVDTFPGGPQGGQTRVTLRNEHLSYMFTWYSLSLATAYMWYHRFLRGKPLM from the exons ATGAGCAGCATCTTGCAGAGAGGATGTTCGTTCGGTCGGCGATCGTTAGCCCTCGTGCCGAGATACGTGCTTCTGCAGAATCCCAAAGGAGCTCCCAAGAGGTGTATTTCTACAGTCAACGCGAAGACCAAGGCATTTGGACCCATTAGTGTGTTTCTCTTG GTTGTGCCATGCGGAACGTTTTGTCTTGGAACATGGCAGTATCAGCGTCGAAAGTGGAAGTTAAATTTAATCGCAGAGTTAGAAGCCAGAACATCTGCACCTCCAGTGGAGTTCCCTGAAGA CCTGAATGACCTTGAAGACCTGGAGTACAAGAGGGTGAGACTCAGAGGGACCTTTGATCACAGCAAGGAAATCTTCATGGGACCCCGTCCCCTCTTG GTAGGCGGAGACGTCTACGAAGGTGGTAGTGGTCTCATCTCCTCTGGTCAGAGCGGTTACCTTGTTCTCACACCGTTCAAGTTTGCCGACAGAGA CCTGACGATACTTGTCAACCGAGGATGGGTTTCCAGAAAGCAGAGAAAAGCCGAGACCAGGCAGGAAGGACAGCTTGACGGGGTCGTGGAATTGACCGCAGTTGTGAGGAAGACGGAGAACAGGGCTCCCTTCATGCCGGATAACAGCAAGGGATCGTTGCTATTCACATTCAG GGATGTTGAAAGAATGTCTCAGATGACTGGTACGGCACCAATTTGCGTTGACGCAGTGGATACCTTCCCAGGTGGCCCACAGGGGGGACAGACCCGTGTCACGTTGCGCAATGAACACCTTTCGTACATGTTCACATG GTACAGTCTAAGTCTCGCGACGGCGTACATGTGGTACCATCGCTTCCTCCGAGGCAAGCCCTTGATGTAA